A region from the endosymbiont of Galathealinum brachiosum genome encodes:
- a CDS encoding Na(+)/H(+) antiporter subunit D, whose translation MWMLEIPPFLPFFIGALIAALTRGVLRNVIMIAIPIVSGLHLWMVPEGIHLQFAFLDYQLITYRADKLSLMFGYVFHIAAFIGIIYSLHVRDTMQQVAAMLYAGSGLGAVFAGDLLTLFVFWELLAFTSVFLIWARRTQSAYDAGMRYLIIQVLSGVILLAGTLFYAAEHGTLEFGHIGLEGIAGWLIFIAFGIKCAFPMAHNWLTDAYPEATVTGTVFLSAFTTKVAVYALARGYPGTELLVYIGAAMTCFPIFFAVIENDLRRVLAYSLINQVGFMVVGIGIGTALAINGAVSHAFNDVIFKGLLFMSMGAVLHMTGRINGSDLGGLYKTMPKTTVLCIVGAASISAFPLFSGFVSKSMVMSAALQEGYDWIWLMLLFASAGVFHHAGIKIPYFAFFAHDSGIRASDPPNNMLLAMFIAAVLCIAIGFYPAALYSLLPYDTGYNPYDATHVLAQTQLLFFSALAFVWLNLRGMYPPELRSTNLDFDWIYRRAFPVALQNIFSVIWKTDCALRHAFLVRLNHSLTFISQINGGASRLLSRTYPVGSMVMWVAVILATYLFLSFITH comes from the coding sequence ATGTGGATGCTTGAGATACCCCCATTTCTACCATTTTTTATTGGCGCACTGATTGCTGCATTGACTCGTGGTGTTTTACGCAATGTAATTATGATTGCTATCCCCATAGTCAGTGGGCTTCATCTTTGGATGGTGCCTGAGGGTATTCATTTACAGTTCGCTTTCCTCGATTATCAGCTCATTACATACCGCGCTGATAAATTGAGCCTTATGTTTGGTTATGTATTTCACATAGCCGCATTTATCGGCATAATTTATTCTCTGCACGTGCGTGACACCATGCAACAAGTGGCCGCTATGTTGTATGCGGGTAGTGGCCTGGGTGCTGTTTTTGCTGGCGATTTGCTAACCTTATTTGTGTTCTGGGAATTGCTGGCATTTACCTCAGTGTTTCTTATTTGGGCGCGACGAACTCAGAGCGCTTATGATGCTGGCATGCGTTACCTCATCATCCAGGTTTTATCCGGTGTTATTCTTCTTGCAGGCACATTATTTTATGCAGCTGAACATGGCACGTTAGAATTTGGTCATATCGGCCTTGAAGGCATTGCAGGTTGGTTAATCTTTATCGCATTTGGCATTAAATGCGCTTTTCCTATGGCACACAACTGGCTGACAGATGCGTACCCAGAAGCCACCGTCACGGGCACGGTTTTTCTCAGCGCGTTTACCACCAAAGTAGCCGTTTATGCATTAGCCCGTGGATACCCTGGTACAGAATTACTGGTTTATATTGGCGCAGCAATGACCTGCTTCCCCATCTTTTTTGCAGTGATTGAAAATGATCTGCGCCGAGTACTGGCCTACAGCCTCATCAATCAAGTAGGCTTTATGGTCGTTGGTATTGGTATTGGCACCGCGCTCGCCATCAACGGTGCGGTTTCACATGCGTTTAATGATGTGATCTTTAAAGGCCTGTTGTTTATGAGTATGGGTGCAGTGCTGCATATGACAGGTCGTATCAATGGCTCGGATTTAGGGGGGCTCTATAAAACCATGCCGAAGACTACGGTGTTATGTATTGTCGGCGCCGCCTCTATTTCAGCATTCCCATTGTTCAGTGGTTTCGTCAGTAAATCGATGGTGATGTCTGCAGCTCTACAAGAAGGTTATGACTGGATCTGGTTAATGCTGTTATTTGCTTCTGCCGGTGTGTTCCATCATGCGGGTATTAAAATTCCGTACTTTGCTTTCTTTGCACATGACTCAGGTATTCGTGCCAGTGACCCACCCAACAATATGTTATTGGCGATGTTTATTGCAGCCGTACTTTGTATTGCCATTGGCTTTTATCCTGCGGCATTGTACTCGTTATTGCCTTACGACACGGGTTACAATCCTTATGATGCTACTCATGTATTAGCACAGACTCAGTTGTTGTTCTTCTCCGCACTGGCCTTTGTTTGGCTTAACCTCAGAGGAATGTATCCCCCTGAATTACGTTCCACTAATTTAGATTTTGACTGGATCTATCGCCGGGCTTTTCCAGTCGCATTACAAAATATTTTCTCCGTTATATGGAAGACAGACTGCGCATTACGTCATGCGTTTCTTGTAAGACTGAATCATAGCCTGACTTTTATTTCTCAAATAAACGGTGGAGCCAGTCGTTTACTTTCCCGCACTTATCCCGTTGGAAGTATGGTTATGTGGGTTGCAGTGATTCTTGCTACTTATTTATTTCTCAGTTTTATCACACATTAA